One region of Halomicrobium sp. LC1Hm genomic DNA includes:
- a CDS encoding MFS transporter encodes MNDNDRSIVGFAMLAHATVHTYELSIPIFVVVWLQQFSTTTALLGAIVAVGYALFGIGALPGGVLADLLSARTVVIGCLLGMGGSFLLLGFAPGIPTIALALGLWGVAASVYHPAGLSLLSTGVSERGTGFAYHGMAGNVGIAFGPLATALLLLAFDWRTVAGLLSIPAVLAVGYAVTAEFDEMAAVSTDGGEDEGRDGGPSSLGEFVTGTRTLFTAGFALAICVVLMNGVFYRGVLTFLPDVLGGFLPPITDYVRLFEPGSPMAEEFDLASYVYAGLLTVGIAGQYAGGKLTDRIPVTTGLIGAFAALAVVAVLFVPAARAGLGPLLAVSAVLGFVLFAIQPLYQATIAEYSPPDDRGLSYGFTYLANFGVGAGGAALSGILLSAVGTDGTFLALAAFPVLGATLAVALSRIGTRREPA; translated from the coding sequence ATGAACGACAACGACCGCTCGATCGTCGGCTTCGCGATGCTCGCGCACGCGACGGTCCACACCTACGAGCTGTCGATCCCCATCTTCGTCGTCGTCTGGCTCCAGCAGTTCTCGACGACGACGGCGCTGCTCGGGGCGATCGTCGCCGTCGGCTACGCCCTCTTCGGTATCGGGGCGCTCCCGGGTGGCGTGCTCGCCGACCTGCTGAGCGCCCGCACCGTCGTGATCGGCTGTCTGCTCGGGATGGGGGGCTCGTTCCTCTTGCTCGGGTTCGCCCCCGGCATCCCGACGATCGCCCTCGCGCTGGGGCTGTGGGGCGTCGCCGCCAGCGTCTACCACCCGGCCGGGCTCTCCTTGCTCTCGACGGGCGTGTCAGAGCGTGGCACCGGCTTCGCTTACCACGGGATGGCCGGCAACGTCGGCATCGCGTTCGGACCGCTGGCGACCGCGTTGCTCTTGCTGGCCTTCGACTGGCGGACCGTCGCGGGCCTGCTCTCGATCCCCGCCGTGCTGGCGGTCGGCTACGCGGTGACCGCCGAGTTCGACGAGATGGCGGCCGTCAGCACGGACGGCGGCGAGGACGAGGGCCGCGACGGGGGGCCGTCCTCGCTCGGCGAGTTCGTCACCGGCACGCGGACGCTGTTTACCGCGGGCTTCGCGCTGGCGATCTGCGTCGTGCTGATGAACGGCGTGTTCTACCGCGGCGTCCTCACGTTCCTGCCGGACGTGCTCGGCGGCTTTCTCCCGCCGATCACCGACTACGTCCGCCTCTTCGAGCCCGGCAGTCCGATGGCCGAGGAGTTCGACCTCGCCTCCTACGTCTACGCCGGGTTGCTGACCGTCGGGATCGCCGGCCAGTACGCTGGCGGGAAGCTCACGGACCGGATCCCGGTGACGACGGGCCTGATCGGGGCCTTCGCCGCCCTCGCGGTCGTCGCGGTGCTTTTCGTCCCGGCCGCCCGGGCCGGTCTCGGGCCGCTGCTCGCCGTCAGCGCGGTGCTCGGTTTCGTCCTCTTTGCGATCCAGCCCCTCTACCAGGCGACCATCGCCGAGTACAGCCCGCCGGACGACCGGGGGCTGTCCTACGGGTTCACCTACCTGGCGAACTTCGGCGTCGGTGCGGGCGGCGCGGCGCTGTCCGGCATCCTCCTCTCGGCGGTCGGCACCGACGGGACCTTCCTCGCGCTGGCGGCCTTCCCGGTACTCGGCGCGACGCTGGCCGTGGCACTGTCACGGATCGGCACTCGACGAGAACCCGCCTGA
- a CDS encoding PIN domain-containing protein, with amino-acid sequence MILDSSYVFDLMDGERTAIDRGRELTDGGEVQWLPTPVVAEVYYGVAYTASEAERRQVQNALLGYPRVDVDEEIARTASRLLADADRDAGGNSGVETNDAYIGAVADILDEPVLTANPGDFETLGVPVGTY; translated from the coding sequence GTGATTCTCGATTCGTCGTACGTGTTCGATCTGATGGACGGCGAGCGTACAGCTATCGATCGCGGGAGGGAACTGACCGACGGCGGGGAAGTCCAGTGGCTCCCGACGCCCGTCGTCGCCGAGGTCTACTACGGGGTCGCCTACACGGCGAGCGAAGCAGAACGTCGACAGGTCCAGAACGCGCTCCTGGGCTATCCCCGAGTCGATGTCGACGAGGAGATTGCCCGGACTGCGAGCCGACTGCTCGCCGACGCTGATCGCGATGCCGGTGGGAACAGCGGTGTCGAGACGAACGACGCGTACATCGGTGCCGTCGCAGATATCCTCGACGAGCCAGTCCTCACAGCGAATCCGGGCGACTTCGAGACACTCGGCGTCCCCGTCGGGACCTACTGA
- the ggt gene encoding gamma-glutamyltransferase, translated as MDPDLDRFDSRRSTVYANRGVVSTSQPLAAQAGIRILRAGGNAFDAAVATAAALNVVEPMSTGIGGDAFALYRTADGEVGALRSCGGAPERATREAVRDRVDDGEMPDFGPLAITVPGAARGWEHTVEEHGRLAFEAVLQPAIEYATEGYPVSEVIADAWAACAQRFVSDAGREAYLPGGEAPAVGQTVTLPGLGETFETVAREGADAFYEGAIAEQIGDAVQAEGGLLSADDLAGFTPDVVDPVSTTYDGATVYELPPNNQGLVALEALNVAAELGAGDHPAGSPERVHYFAEAMKRAFHDGHHYITDPDFESVPDLHDPAYASERAATVGDTAGEVSVGGPGLPDEDSDTVLLTVADEAGNVVSFINSLYNGFGSGVVVPDTGIVLQNRGASFSLDPDHPNTLEPGKKPFHTLIPGLVELDDEDWAAFGVMGGYMQPQGHVQVLSNLIDDEMPLQRAFDAPRWRYMEDGRLALEERLAGEIGADLARREHDVAVLPPRQFGGGQIARREPDGTLSGATEPRKDGSSVGF; from the coding sequence ATGGACCCAGACCTCGATCGGTTCGACTCGCGCCGTTCCACTGTCTACGCGAACCGCGGCGTCGTCTCGACGAGCCAGCCACTGGCCGCACAGGCGGGCATCAGGATCCTCCGTGCGGGCGGCAACGCCTTCGACGCGGCCGTCGCCACGGCGGCGGCGCTGAACGTCGTCGAGCCCATGAGCACCGGTATCGGCGGGGACGCCTTCGCGCTGTATCGCACGGCCGACGGGGAGGTGGGGGCGCTCCGGAGCTGTGGGGGCGCACCCGAGCGGGCGACACGCGAGGCCGTCCGGGACCGCGTCGACGACGGCGAGATGCCCGACTTCGGGCCGCTGGCGATCACGGTTCCGGGCGCGGCGCGGGGCTGGGAGCACACCGTCGAGGAACACGGTCGGCTCGCCTTCGAGGCGGTTCTCCAGCCCGCTATCGAGTACGCGACGGAGGGGTACCCCGTCAGCGAGGTCATCGCCGACGCCTGGGCCGCCTGTGCCCAGCGGTTCGTCAGCGACGCCGGCCGCGAGGCGTACCTGCCGGGCGGCGAGGCACCCGCCGTGGGCCAGACCGTCACGCTGCCGGGGCTGGGCGAGACGTTCGAGACCGTCGCCCGCGAGGGAGCCGACGCCTTCTACGAGGGCGCGATCGCGGAGCAGATCGGCGACGCCGTGCAGGCCGAGGGCGGTCTCCTCTCAGCCGACGACCTCGCGGGCTTTACCCCCGACGTGGTCGATCCCGTCTCGACGACGTACGACGGCGCGACCGTCTACGAGCTACCGCCGAACAACCAGGGACTCGTCGCACTGGAGGCGCTCAACGTCGCCGCGGAACTGGGCGCTGGAGACCACCCCGCGGGCTCGCCCGAGCGCGTCCACTACTTCGCCGAGGCGATGAAGCGGGCCTTCCACGACGGCCACCACTACATCACCGACCCCGACTTCGAGTCCGTTCCGGACCTCCACGACCCGGCGTACGCGAGCGAGCGGGCGGCGACGGTCGGGGACACCGCCGGGGAGGTCAGCGTCGGCGGGCCGGGACTCCCCGACGAGGACAGCGACACGGTTTTGCTGACCGTCGCCGACGAGGCGGGCAACGTCGTCTCCTTCATCAACTCGCTGTACAACGGCTTCGGCAGCGGCGTCGTCGTCCCCGACACGGGGATCGTCCTCCAGAACCGCGGCGCGTCGTTCTCGCTCGACCCGGACCACCCGAACACGCTCGAACCCGGCAAGAAACCGTTCCACACGCTGATCCCCGGCCTCGTCGAACTCGACGACGAGGACTGGGCGGCCTTCGGCGTCATGGGCGGGTACATGCAACCGCAGGGCCACGTCCAGGTCCTCAGCAACCTCATCGACGACGAGATGCCCCTCCAGCGGGCCTTCGACGCGCCGCGCTGGCGCTACATGGAGGACGGTCGCCTCGCGCTGGAGGAACGGCTGGCCGGCGAGATCGGTGCCGACCTCGCCCGACGGGAGCACGACGTGGCCGTCCTCCCGCCCCGGCAGTTCGGCGGCGGCCAGATCGCGCGCCGCGAGCCCGACGGGACGCTGTCGGGCGCGACCGAACCGCGCAAGGACGGGAGCAGCGTCGGGTTCTGA